The DNA window CACCACTTTTGCCACACATCTGCTGCGGTGAGAGAGTCAAACCTCAGCATTGGCCGCGGCGGTGGCGGTGGCTCGTCCAGCTCCTCGTAGCGTTTGGCCTTGCGCGTCACTTGCTTGTAAATGTTCCTTGCAGTCACACCCACCCAGAGAGTGGTAGCGAGAGTGGAGTAGTGCAGCAAAATGCCCACCTAGGAGAGAATGGACCATTATAGTAGCAGCGAAATCAGTGAGTGTCAGTATGACAAAATGTGCCTCTTCAGCTCTATTCTTTAATCGATAAAAGTAAGAGAACGGAGCACACTGTAGATATTTTTGTTTAGTGCATCTTCTGCTTAAGACATCATCACATTGAGTTGGATATTAACATTAGAAAatatcattttacatcaaagcaCATTCAATAAATCAACAAGGTCTTGCATCCAGATTGgtgcaatttaaaaaagaaaaagaaagaagaaaaagtagtGCGTCCCACTCCAGCACACCTTGAGGAGAGGTGCAGGGTTGCCTCAAGCCATGAAACGAGCTACAGTATCTTTCTATGCCACCCCACCCTCAGAGTTTCACAAGTGCAGTGATTTTAGCCAAAGGCAACTTTTTCAACTTCTTATTCCTAGAAAACATTCAAAGTGGAAGCAAATGCGGCAGGGAGGCTGGGAGAGGCTCGGAGTGTGCGGGCGCTGTATACTCACTGCTTGACAGACGCTTGAGAATCGCGTCTGATTGATGCCACCTATAAAAACCCCACAGGTGAGGGAGATGTGGAAGCAGAGGTTGATCAACATGTGCCAAAACTTCCGGCTCACTCGGACAGACCTGCAGTCGCAGAAACAACAGATTGCAGAGCTATGAATGAGACAAGGGGGCTAATGGGAAAGCCGTTCAATACCACTGGTTTATTCTCTTACCTGTGATGGTAGATATAGCTTATAATAATGGTGGCCAGGCACAGGAGGAGTATGACAGTGGTGGCGTAGATAACCGGGTGCAGTGGCTTAATGCTTGGCGAGGAATATTCCATAGCGCTGAGATCCTGAAACAAGAATGAGATCATAAAGAGATATACTAGAGGGCCAGTGAGGTCATACTGTGCACACGGGTGCTGATCGCCTCACAAACTCCCCAGTGAACATAAAGAGGCAGCCCAACCTACCATAAGCAGGCCATAGTTGCCCAGAGAGTTGCATGATATGGTTGTGAAATTGTCGTGATGGTCTAGTATGCGGCAGCCGTCGCTCTGCCATCCTCCCTGACCTCCCGCCTGGCTCAAGTTCCAGCAGGCGGACACAGCATCTGAGCCGCGGGCAAACAGGCGCAGGGTGACATTAACGGGGGTCTTCAGGACGCGTGGAGTCATGCCATCTGATGCCAAGTACACAGTGGGGTAAAGCACTTTaagttttcagtttgtttcctGATAATGTGTCCTTGTTGATTAGAAGAGCTGACCTTTTGTCAGGTTAGGGTTTACCACTATGCCTGCAACATCACGACTCACCTATCTTGGCCATGATGACAGGTGTGGCTACACTTCTCCTCCGCCCTCCATCAGCAAGTTGGGAGGAGTTGCCAGTGGATGGAAAAAACTTGCCATTGTGGAAGCCAAGTAGGTGGAGCTTGTAGACCGTGTCCTCTGGCTGCCCAGGAGGTACAGCCTCAGTAAGGAGAGACTGGGGAAACTGCAGGGAAGCCTCCGCTGCAGTGCTctataaagacaaaaaacacaatgaaagaACAACTTGTCATGTTAAACTACTCAAAAGACGCTGTTACGACTAAAATCTGATGAATTCATTTATAAATTCAGAAGCTGTCCACAAATAAAAGTTCCGCCTAATGAAACTGCAAACTAGTTTTTTTTCCTGGCAGGAGCTGACCTTGTAAAAGATGCTGGAAAACGAGCTGCTTGTGTTACATTTGAAGGTGAGCTGGCGGTCCTGGCCGATGGGGCGCTCAGGGATGGCCCTCTGCAGTAACACGCAGGACATACCATTCCAGTCGCTGACCTTGACAAAGTGGACGTCCAGTGCAATGTTAGGGGAGGTCTGGAAGGACAACAGAAAGAGTCAAATGCAGCTCTGCGTTACACATAATCTGTAGTGCAACATGTCTAAATGCTGTTGGTGAGGCTAACCAGGGGGAAGGCCTGAGGTGTAGCTGGGCGGTAAGCGGCAATCTTCTGGAGGCAGGCGATGATGCGGGAGCAGGCCATGGCTTCACGCTGAGCCATCGACAACACCCTCTCGTCGGCCAGCATCAGGTTACTGGCCATGCTGACCATCACCTGACCCAGCTAGGAGACAAAGAGACACAACAAGATTTCCAACTACATCCAACTCAGCAGTGCATACTCCAAGtttttaaaagagaaacaaTTAAATGTGAACACATAAGCACATCCACTTACGTCTTTAAACTTCTCAACAAACTTCCCAAACTTCTCGATCATCTCAGCCACAAAGATGATATCCATCTTGTCTGAGAAGTTGGCAGCATCCTTCGTGTAGACAAACAGGCGTTGAGCTATAGTCACCACATTGCTCTCATTTAGAGGCAtctaggaaaaacaaaactgggcATGAATAGAGAGCTGTGGGCCACAGGTACGAGGAAGctcaaaaccatcaaatcacaGCCTGAATGGCCAGATACAAACCTGGTTGATGACATTGAGGAATCTTGTGACATCCTTCTGAAACTGGCAGCGGGAATAATCCTCTTCTGCCCATTGGCCCTCGCGATCACAGTAACGCCAAGCCCGCTGCTCTTCACTGGAGCTGCCCGAGTACGTGCTTCCGCTCGATGGCAGTCGGTTGCAGGGCAGGTAGGCTCTGATCCCTGCTAAGGTGCGTGGCCACCTGGGAGGATTTAAATAAATTGCTGTTTATTTCCTCTTCAGGCTGTGTCATGTGAGCCAAAATAGGTCCAATCTGGTAACTGAAGGAGTAACACCGTTTGGCCACAAGGGGGTGCTGCTTGCACAATAACGCAACTGCTCCAACACAGCAAGAATACACTTCAATCACAAAGGAAATTATTTATTACTTCACCTTTGGTATATTCCATCACACTGGATTTTTGAGTTTTAAGTGGTTTTaagtttaaaaagagaaaaaaaaggaataagTATCCACCTGAACTCTCCCTTGTTGTTGGAGACACGTTCAGGGACGCAGTACTTGGCTGAACTTTGCAGCACCACAATGTGGACCGTCCTGGTGGTGTTTCCCCTGCTTGTCCTGACCCGACACTCCCAGTTGCCCGTAAAACCAGGTTGGATGTTTGAGATGGTCAATGCACTGATGGAAACCatgaaaatataatatattttatGTTAATTGGTCAAGGTGGCTATATAAATTCCTATGAACTGCAGAATACACGAACACCTATCTTCATACCTGGCAATCAGCGAGCAGTTCTGCACAATGCGCTTTTCAATGAAGATGCCTTGAGTGGCATCAGGCTTGACCATGTGGCCCCTGTGGTACCACAGCACCTGCATGTCCTCTGCCACGAGGGAGGCCTGACACTGGAACGGCAGGCTGTCCCCCTGAAAGACGACCTGCCGCTGGGATGGGGTCAGCTGGAAGGAGGGCAGCTCGAGTGGAGCGTCTGAGGAAAACAAGCAGGCGAGTCAGGCGGTATTtctcaaaataaaaatgaagcgTCGCTCATTTTTCCAGTTCTGTTTACTATACAAGTTAAAACTGCATCTTTAAATTCTCAGTACTTTTAGTGCCACTCGTAATTCATGTCAGGCCAGCAGCTTCTGCTAAATCTACGCCATACATTTCATAATCCCTCACTGAGATGAGTGCCAAACCGATAAGACATGAGCAAGTACAAACAAAGGCAGCGCTGGCCTGGGCAGCCCTTGTCTTATCTCCCGTGTCATTGCACAAGCCGCTGTTACCCAAACACTAACCTCACTGATACCAAAACAGAGACGTTAAAGGGACAGCGCAGCATTTTGACTGTACAGTCGTCTGAGCTGCTGCTCAGTTATTTAGACATGTTTAAGACAGGACAAATGGCAGATCCGAGTCAGCGCCAATTAAAATGATGCAGTTCTGTTGCAGGATGTTCAAACGATTATATTTtaacgtgtgcgtgtgtgtctccgTACCGCATGTAAAGAGCTCCGGCCTGATGGAGGTAACTGACTGACCCTGTAGAGACTGTGGGTAGGAGCACTCTGTGTTCCTTACAGAGATTTTCCTGTCTTTGATCCAGCGCAGCAGCCAGAGAAGGTTGCAGTCACACAGCAGGTAAGGTGTCTTGAAGTCCCTGGAGATGGACAAAAACAACACCTGGGGTCAGTTTAGGTGATCGAGCACCATCAAACAGACTGACAATGGCCACATGCATGAAGTTTCTTTTCAAGCTGAGCATACTCACAGCGCCTTCAGAGACACCAAGCTGTCAAAGGTCCCctgagccaatgaagagaacaTGTTCCCTGTAAGGTTTctgagaggggagaaaaaaaaagaggttttaTTTGGGATGTACTATAAAGACATGACTAGATCACATTCACAGCAGTGCAAATGACTTACAGTCGGATCAGACTGGATAGACCTTTAAAGATGTCGCTGTTCAGACAGCTGATGCTGTTGTTGGCCAGGTCTCTGCAGTGCACACAGAAGAAGaatgacattttatttgtttgacagctgaaaaaataaacCAATCTAAGAGCCGTGTTGTTCTACCACGGTGACTCTTAACCAGGGGTACTCAGAGATTAGCTGTACTACTACGTTTAATGAAGTGAGACAGAAAAGTTAATTGGCACAAAACAGCAGACAAATTGTATTACAGTAGATAAGTAATgatcaaaaaataaacaaataatttaaATCCCTAGGAGTTCACTAGCTAATTGTATAGATAAAGAAATCAGACTGAACATAACAgatcttctctttcttctttcagctgatgCCTTTAAGAGTCGCTACAGAAGATCACCCTATCCCTGGTATCCTCCACTGTCACATTACCATCCTTGACTACTTGAATCTCCTCCTCTGAGGTCTTTCAACCTCAATGGTAACAATAACTGAGAAGCCGTAAGCTGAAAGTCGTCCGCATCCAGTTTAAATGAGTTTTACTAAAGTTACTTGAAAAGtatgccagaaaaaaaaaaaaaggttggggaccactgggCTAAAAGATCATCGAGTTGTCTTCATCTGAGCTGCAAATGTATTAGAACATAAATGAACACCTCGAGAAACGCTGCTGAGTTgctgagataaaaaaaacagtaggtttaaaagaaaaaagccaagTTCAACAGAGGCAGGTTGAGACAGAGATCTCCAAATTCAGCCGACAGGCTTACAACTTCCAAGGTGATTTTAGATAATGTCTGTGTGGGCCTGCGGGGGGAACCTACACATCAAAGGCACAGCAACACTGTGGTAGGTGATTAATCACCCGTGATTAATGTCAAATGCAGGAAAAGTGTGTGTTTCTCCCCTTCATGTGACCTGACATGATGTCTCTTGCAAACATCAGATGGAAGTGTCAGAGACTCTTTCAAAAAGGAAACTCGGAGACGGTTCAGGGGCTTAACGGGGAAAAGATGGAGGCTGCCTCTGTGAATTACACTGACTCTACCAACATTCAGAAATATTCACCGAAGGAAGGTCCAGGTCAGCTGGAGCACACCGCCTTCAGCAGATATAATCATCATCAAGGGATATACATAAAGATGTTTATACAACCTCAATACTACTACAGCTAATAATTACAATAATAAAGATGCATTTTATTGCGCAAGTACTGAATATTTTCTGATGTCCAAAGACCTCaataaactaaaataataaaaagtaaaatgtttcAGTGGATTAACTACTTCTTTCATTAACACATAAATCTAGTAACAGTAGTGCAACTAAGCACTGTTAGCATTCTGGTTAAGCTGTGTTTCTGGCATGCTGTCAGAGGGAAACTGACTTAGTTGCCACATTGTGGCGTCTAACaagatttgtattttttccaaaTACAGCTGTGACTGGGACCAAGGCTAATGATGGAGGTGAGACCAAAACCTCTGAATTAATGCTGCGACCCAGAAACCCAAAACAATGGCACTAAAATATAATACTGAGAAGAGGGGAATGGTATATCCTTATAATCTACTAGATGTAGACTGTAGGTCTGtggttcaataataacattaatttAAGCTTTTAACATTATCCAAAAACCTACTTCAAAACAAGAAAGCTAGGTGGCAATTTTTCAGTTTCCAGGGAGACAGCATTGAATCAAACCCTTGTTATAGCTGTAACATATAAACCTCTGTGCGAGGAAACCAATTGTTGCAAAGTGGCAAGAAATGAAACAAGAGCCAGTGAGAAAAGGCAGATCGTTACCTCAGCTTGCCGCCAGCAAAACTATATGTTCGGGTGCTTGAGGAAGGTGATACTAATGCAAAAATGATACCTGAAAAACAGCTGGCAGGTATATCCTAGCATCCCAGAATTTATGTAATTATTGGTGTTGCGCCTTAAGGTGCCGGCCGTGGACTTTTACGGTGTGAGGTTATTAGTTTCACTTGGAAGTAAAGAAAAAGCCTCCTTTTGCGGGCCTGCCAAATTTGTGTGTCATGGGAAGGATATAGAAGTGAGGCGGGCGTACTTTCATCTCCGGTTATCGCCTGGATTCAACTGCTAAAGTTACAGCTACACCAGGAGCCTCGAGAATATTTGTTAAAATagctaaaaaccaaaaaaaaaagtgtcacttTGTTACTGAGTGAAGTCACATGCATGTCTTTTGGCCACAGGCACGCAGCAAATTAACAGCACAGAGGAGCGCTCCAGAGCAGCACATTTGAGGAGCTGAAGCAAAAATAGCCCGATGTGATAAGGTTCGAGTGGGAATCGTTCAGCTGTTGGGAGGAATGCCGAGTAAGGAGCGCCGAGCCTAAAGGAATCCATAGGGTCTGAGAATGCTGTAGTGTTGGGAGAAGTCTGCTTAAATGTTTTAGTGTGGAGAAATTGAGTGTGTGAACTGTGTGTAAAGTCAGGTAAGGGATATACTTATCTTGGCCCACGGGGTTGTAACCAGCAGCGCGGCCTACACCCAAGCTCTCAGCGTGAATAAAGAAACCCAGCTGGGAGCAGCTGACTACGTCTAGATCAGATGTTAGCTCTCTTGTAAGAGAGATCATTATTATACCCGTCttaacatctttttttctttttaaacttgtcaCTGGTGCGGGCTGAACACAAATTCAGTGGAGACATGCGCCAGTTTTTACGCATTCTGTCTTCTCATCGACACGAGCGCCGCATCGCCTGTCAAAACAGTTATATAACGTCTCTTTTTGATTTGGAGCGAACGTTCCTAAGCccgaaaaacacacacacaaccgtAATGATGTTGTAGTGATGCTGGAAGTCGTCTCAGTGTGCACTCTAATGGAAAAACCTGCACTGAAGCTACAGTGAAGAGCTGTGGGCTTTGAAACAAGTGTTTCTGGAGCCTAATAAATACTGAGTAATGAATGCTTTGGACCATTTTTAATGCAGGGTTTTGGAGCCCTGAAGTTGATCTGCGTGTGGTGTACAACAGTGTAAATATTCTGGCACGAGTGAAAAGTGGGGACACTCTCAAGGAGTTTGGAAacttgtttctcttctctgcagcacaatctTTCCTTTAAGATGTGTAAATGTGAGCTTTTTATTGTGGCCTTCAATCTGCAGCCTTCGCTTTAAATGCTCCTGTGCTCTGTGACATGGCACGCAAGATAAATGAGGCCTCCAAATGGCACATCTTGAAGTGAGGATGGGAAAACTCTAATTAGGCGATTGGGGAGGGGGCTACAGTAAAGTCAAAGATAAGGGCTAAAGCATTACGTGCCAAGTTTCTGAGGCGTTTCATGACATTACAAACCCTGGCAAAACTTATGACATATGAATGAGCCATAAAAACTGGCAAAGTCTGCAAATTAACTCCACTcctatttttcacaaaaaataaataaataaaaaatgtatattaaaaaagCCGAGCGAATGTGTCGCTTGTAATGCCAAGCCTTGATGTAGGGCTTCTGTGTTTACATTCCCAGAGTCCAGTACTACCTCATCGTCTCCTTTGCTCTTCTGTGCTCCCTCCCTTTCACAGCCGAGTGATTGTTACCCTTTGAAATGAACTGAGACAGGCGGTGGGGCCAATTAAACTTTGCTACAAAGCCAAACTGTAAACTGGAGCACGTGTTTCCACGATGATCTCTGTGGCGATAAGAAAGGCCTTTAacgatatctgtgtgtgttttagattttaatATGCAGAGGACATATAGACAGGCACGTATCCATCAGAGAATATGCATCGAGGAGGAAACGGGGCCAATTCTGATCCGAGGAGCTGACTGCCTTCCTGTCTCGTTCTTATTGCTCTACAGCAGCAGCCAAGCTCAAGTTTGTGTTGGCAGGGACTGGGTGCTGTCGGATCATTCCAATTCATGCTGTGTTCTTGCTCTCGCTCTCATGCGCGCACATCCACAAAAAGGGAAACACGCGGCGACGCGCTTACGTTCGACGCCCTAAACAAGCACGCGGCACCCAGATGGATTTGAGAGTTACGTTTTCTGCATATCAGAGTTATCCTCCGTAGATATTCATAGACATCACACGCGCATACGTGCTAAAAGACGTCTGAGTGCGAAAAAATATAAGTCTGCACGGTGTGTGCTGTGATCTCTGGCCAGACAAAACAACCCAGTAGCAATAAGCCCGATTCAGACGAGAACTTTTTTTCCCCGTTAATTTGTTGTGAAGGCAGCCTAACAGGGTCATTCCCAGTAACATTTACATAACATTTCCAGCACGGCACAAGTCTGAACTGCGTGCAGTGGCATTAACAACATGGCAGGCACGAGATGATGACGCACGTCTCCCGTGTTCGTGAATTCATCAGTTCACatcaaaacactttattttaaagaacaaaaagctCAATCTGAGGTTACATAACTGATCTTCAAGAAGAAAAGATAACCTGAAACTTCCTGCTGACTTTACCTAAAAATCAGGTtttcaaaaagcttttttcacaCGAAGTTACACATCTTTGCTGTTAAGTAACTCCCACATAGACTGAAATTCAAAGTTCTttgaaatactatgttttactgTTTAAGAAACTCAGAAAGACTTGTGCCAGTAGCTTCTTAACCATTATAGGTGCTAGAACAACTGCTCTTGAGAGAACAAATGCAGAGAGAAAGCACCAGAATTGGACTCTGACCAACTCCTAGTAAAAAATCTGTGGATTTCAAGCAATAACATTGTTTTTCAAATCACTAGGAGAAAatagtttaaccctttaagacctaccatagaaccaagtccgccagagcttatattatatatttacatgctgtagtgccatttttgggagcatttcaagttgctatacatcaatacaaccattatagcccaaattttaataatatgtctgcattaagtgtatagtaattacataaattgcaaaaaagtgcaataaactacaaaaaaaattgaaaatcgtttttgtttttttaaacatatatttctagttagagaaattaaagaggcttatccctcaaaactgtaaatacaaaaaagttgcacaaaataccgtaattgtcgggctataagccgctactttttgcacaagctttgaaccctgcggcttttagtcaggtgcggcttttctgtggattgtccatgatttttgtcatatcgtaaaacgatttgttttgtttgttccgctgttgtacggcactacgttgcttggcggaagggcatgtgatcagacacacagggttcaagagtggtatgttggtcacatgtccatccgccaggcaacatagtgccgtagaagtagcgcgaaaaacaaacttcaaagtagcggtacgcgttcagcgggaggcgtggatgacgagcggcgataaacttgcgaaaagcaagttatgcccaactccacaggtggaatctgacagcgtggaaaagtgtgaaaacatccacgatcaccaacggatttcgaagggctggactgctgcatgatggagaggaggacaccgccacggcccttctgagggtgttcgactctgacactgacaacgaggatttctttggttttgaaagtgacaacgaaggaaagaagctgagagtggataacgaagccatcctgagcctgttcgtatccgacactggagaagaggactttggtggttttagtgcgcaggaagaagagaaagatggtggtgaatggctgacttttcttcttgttaaagccgtgtcactgcacctgagcctaaaaggtaggccgaatctatttttctggtgtgctgtaggttattgttatgtactacatttgttactcatttatgaagcacagtacatgttttgtacttgtaattaccggtACTTGTACacatacctaaaaagttatgcaaatatgtacctataacttgtttttcaaaatattaataaaaggggtgtgtctccaaacagccatctctttcctgacaattccctttgtgcatattctcttacatatgataagtcaacattgaaacacctgcagcttttggtcaggtgcggctaatgtatgtacaaaacaggattttcccctgattttagcttgtgcggctaatattcaggtgctctgtagtccgggaaatacggtagtatcccaccacaggaaatttattttgagtgtcttcatagttttatttttgaaattcagcaatttttatatactgcaggaaaaactaagtattataatgcaaatttgcaaaaaaaaaaagcatatgcatcaaaataaactatttccagcagtgtaaTTTGacttctaagcatcccagaaacgacacagaaagtcataaagtcaaacataacttttaaaaacaccagtatagccttacaaggccctgatggtaaaaaactacatttctacgaaaatgatgtcacttccggtgtcgggcaggtcatggtggacatgcgatagttcgtgctgatggacgtaggaagtgttacaaacagctgatcggatcggcaaagcgtgtttcttgaatattatgtttttgttgctgcaagcgctttttatgcaatttttgcaaagctatatgtggaaggaaaccgtgacctaggacaagctgatggcataagatgtaagtacaactcctctggtttcatatgcaaaaaaattattgcgctagtttacgtggttgcagagctaccgggatttaaaaatagttatgcaaaaccgagcgtgcccgctccgaccggctttaaagggttaaaataacATGTGACCAACAAAACACAATTTCAATTAATAGTTTAAGAGAAGACAAGCTGAACAAAATCTGTCTCCTAACAAGATTCTGTTCTCAACTGAAATATAACTAAGGCAATCCTTTGAAAGGTTTAAAAACAAGAACACCTCGGCAATCCCTGAGGGCCTGAATGTGGGAATAtggagtacacacacacacacacacacatagagaaaCCACATTAAAGAGACAGCAGAGCTACAGAAATACTCACAGTCGCTTTAGTGCTGGCAAGCCAAGAAAAGCTCCTGGTTCAATATGACTGATCATGTTACTCCGCAGGTCCCTGTGGAAAAATGAAAAGATTTGAGCAGTGCAAA is part of the Maylandia zebra isolate NMK-2024a linkage group LG3, Mzebra_GT3a, whole genome shotgun sequence genome and encodes:
- the adgra3 gene encoding adhesion G protein-coupled receptor A3 — protein: MRVDRLQLFGILLLLSGCCGSAASSACKSFDENSKSGGKIVPSYKKVVCSNMELHQVLPPDSLSFPNRTVTLILSNNKIQDLRNGSFFGLFALEKLDLRSNMISHIEPGAFLGLPALKRLDLANNSISCLNSDIFKGLSSLIRLNLTGNMFSSLAQGTFDSLVSLKALDFKTPYLLCDCNLLWLLRWIKDRKISVRNTECSYPQSLQGQSVTSIRPELFTCDAPLELPSFQLTPSQRQVVFQGDSLPFQCQASLVAEDMQVLWYHRGHMVKPDATQGIFIEKRIVQNCSLIASALTISNIQPGFTGNWECRVRTSRGNTTRTVHIVVLQSSAKYCVPERVSNNKGEFRWPRTLAGIRAYLPCNRLPSSGSTYSGSSSEEQRAWRYCDREGQWAEEDYSRCQFQKDVTRFLNVINQMPLNESNVVTIAQRLFVYTKDAANFSDKMDIIFVAEMIEKFGKFVEKFKDLGQVMVSMASNLMLADERVLSMAQREAMACSRIIACLQKIAAYRPATPQAFPLTSPNIALDVHFVKVSDWNGMSCVLLQRAIPERPIGQDRQLTFKCNTSSSFSSIFYKSTAAEASLQFPQSLLTEAVPPGQPEDTVYKLHLLGFHNGKFFPSTGNSSQLADGGRRRSVATPVIMAKIDGMTPRVLKTPVNVTLRLFARGSDAVSACWNLSQAGGQGGWQSDGCRILDHHDNFTTISCNSLGNYGLLMDLSAMEYSSPSIKPLHPVIYATTVILLLCLATIIISYIYHHRSVRVSRKFWHMLINLCFHISLTCGVFIGGINQTRFSSVCQAVGILLHYSTLATTLWVGVTARNIYKQVTRKAKRYEELDEPPPPPRPMLRFYLIGGGIPIIVCGITAAANIKNYGSQINAPHCWMAWEPSIGAFYGPVVFIIFVDCMYFLSILLQLRRHPERRYELKEPTEEQQHLAPANTEVGPDAPGSHCHPLTLQLQPHEASSSLVFPPHTVPLSALENEHTFAGQLMGAAGALGLYAALWVFGAMAVSQDHPFDLAFTCLFGVAALALGAFMVAHHCVNRQDMRRHWSQVCCSGRRAYSAQEDTLLPQPGVAMISTTGSDNKADGESAKCGHSSADSSYTNKSAPSMRNSAHGSKLTNLHAEAAQCKSASASAAANGAAILDNSLTEHSLDNEIKMHVSPLEVQFHPVNNASNPAATVAATANGHISRHHKNRARTHRASRLTVLREYAYDVPTSVEGSVQSAPHRRHHHYDMAARNSRRAAYMAYRERHQSQLQQDSSDSASLPRRSRYSDKGGGSTLGKGSVVTVETEQSVTAAGSSSSRDSASAKQPGSTGLESHPKSYGLNLITHNGGALKENGQAVAVIKADSAAAVKTGLWKHETTV